The nucleotide window AAAATCTAAGATTCCTTGATCCCCTTCAGCCACGGGCATTCCTCTCCGAAAAGCTCTGTCTCCGTCTTCTTGCAGGcatcccagcctcccctcccccacacgacagcctccctcttcctctccccctccccgccccaatTATGCTCAGCGGCCCCGTTCTCCTAACCCAGTCTTCCTCCCAGTTTCCCCAAGGGCCCCCTCCAGCCATCAGGTCTCTCCCACTGGTCTCCCCACCACCCTCCTCCAGGCCTTCTCTCCCCATTAACTCTCTCCTTTCCCATCATCCCCCTAGGTCcctcccaaccccccaccccatcactctcaggcccctcccccacgaCTCCAGCCCTAGGCATGGGCGTCCCCAGCCCCCCAATTCCTCCTTGCCCCTGAACCCATCCCAGGCTACCTGCcaggccgggccggggcggggccgcgggtcCTCGCGCTGCCTGCAGCCTAGAACCCGTTGCGCGCCAACCGACGCCTCAGTCCCCAACGAGATAAACACAGCCAGGCTCGGTCCTTCCGGCGGGCAGCTGGGCGCGCACGTGCAGTCGGGACTAGGTCCCCTAAGCCTTCCGGGACTTGTAGTCCACAAGTTCCTTGAGGGGACctgagggctgtggggagggcaggagcccGAGGAGAGCTCTTGCGCATGTGCTGGACTGTGTCAAGACCGTGGCGCTCACTGGGTAATGTAGTCCTTATGGTCCGGTCAGGGGATGGGGGAGGCGGGGCAAGGGGCGGGCTCCTGGGCCCCGCGCGCGTCAGTCACGAGCACAAGGCGGGGCTGCAGAACTGGGCGCTCCCTCACGTCCTTCCCCGCCGGAAGTGAAGGTGCGGGCTTGGCCGAGGGCTTCTGAGAGGGTGAGGCGCGCGGAGACCCCAGCGCCGAGAGTTGGTCGGGGCGGGTGGGGGGCGTCGCTGCTGGGCGATACGAGGGAAGCCCCTTGGGCCTGAAAGGTTTTTGCCAAAGCGGTACCGAAGGGAAGccctgggagaggggagaagggaggcggATACGTCCTTTCTAGGGGGGCGTCTCAGGGTTTCCAGGGGAGGGCGTGGTGAGGGGCATTCTGGAAGGGGTTATTTTAGGAGGTGGCAGGGCTTCGGGCTGTTCATTTAGCGAGGGTGGTGGAGCTCCGACTTAGGGGAAGGAGAGGTCGGAGAAGGATGCAGGAACCTTGGGGAAAGAGAACTGGTTTTGTGGACGCGAAAGGAGCCCAGAAGTAGCTGAGTGAGAGCGTGAAGGTGGGCCTGGTTTCATCGCGTCCCTACCCTCTGGCCTCCCCTGTCTTTCAGCCCCTTCCCGGATGGCAGCAGTAGTCCTAGGGGCAGACACCATGGGCCCTGAGCGTATCTTCCCCAATCAAACGGAAGAACTGGGACCGCATCAGGGCCCTACAGAAGGCACTGGGGACTGGAGCAGCGAGGAGcccgaggaggagcaggaggaaacGGGGGCAGGCCCAGCTGGCTACTCCTACCAGCCCCTGAACCAAGATCCTGAACAAGAGGAGGTGGAGCTGGCACCGGTGGGGGACGCGGAGGATATAGTTGCTGACATCCAGGATCGGATCCAGGTATGGCCGAGGAGGGATCGTCCCTGAGTAGGCAAAGCCGGAGTCCCTGGGTTGGACTGGAACtgtttcccaccccaccccccgactCTGCAGGCCCTGGGGCTTCATTTACCAGACCCCCCATTAGAGAGTgaggatgaagaggaggagggagccaCAGCATTGGGCAATCACAGCTCTATTCCCATGGATCCAGGTAAAAAAAGATCATTCTATCATTCTGGAATCATTATGAAGGAAACAGACTGGCCCAGTCCAGTGAGGGAAGTTACAGCGGAGCACTGTATTTCCTTATAGTTCAGATTCTGCACACTTCAGAATCCAGGGGAAGTGTCTTCCTGCTATATGGGCAGGCTTACCTAGAAGTGACATTGGGTCCCACCGGCCCACAGGCTCTGGGCGGATAGGACTGGGGAAGGGAGCTGGTCCTGTTGTTTCTTCTCCCTGactggcctctgcctgtgattTCAGAACACGTGGAGCTGGTGAAAAGGACGATGGCTGGAGTGAGCCTGCCAGCACCAGGGGTTCCTGCCTGGGCTCAGGAGATCTCAGATGCCCAGTGGGAGGACGTGGTCCAGAAAGCCCTGCAAGCCCGGCAGGCCTCCCCTGCCTGGAAGTGAACACAGTGAGCGCTGCCTTCCCTCCCGACATTCCAGGCCAGAAGCAGCACGGGACTGAACACCTCTGGTTATAATGTCCACCCTCCCCGTCTCCCTTTCCACATCAAGGCAAATCAGACTTCTCAGAGACCCACTTTATTCAGTTCTGTACATATGGGGACATCGGCCCAAGCCCCACCGACCTTGGCATGTATTACTCTGTGGAGAATAAAGCACCCTATGTACACAGCCAGAACCCACGCTGCCTGTGCCCCTGGAACCTGGGTCCAGCCCTCCTCAGCCCCTTGCCCCTCCAAGGTGCCTAAAAGGGACAAGTGAGAGCCTGCCCAGCATCAGCACAAACAAGGAAATAAATAGGTGTCTGGGGCGCCTTGGGGCACTGCTCCCCACTTCTTTGTGGCTTTGGGAAGCAGCCGCACAGGAAAGCAGTCAGTCCCAGGGTGGTCCCTTCCGTGTTCGTGATCCCCGGGCTGCTGCTCACCGAAAGGGCGCAGGGTGGGGTGTTTGTTCATCCCCCCATCTTGGTCCATCTGGGCCGTAAATTCATCATTTCTCCTTCTGACCTCCCTTGTCTTGGTCAGGCAGGGGGTAAGAGGAAATAATACCACCTCATCAGCCTGcacactgctggggctggggctcattTGTGCTGCTGGGAGTTGGCTCCCCTCCAGCTACTCCAGGGGCCAACAGAGCTGGACGTAACTTTGGTGAGAATCATCTCCTGCAGCTCCCTATAAGCCtctgcaggggagagagaggaagagatacctGGAGTTCAAATGAGGATGGAGGGACGGGGAGAGGAGCGTACGTGTTCCTGTATATGTCTCAGAGCAGCCTCAGGTAGCTGTGGGGTTAGGAGCAGGAGGGGGACAGGCATCCCCAGGTTGTCTGAGCATCAGTGCTCACCCTGTCTGCGCTAGCCACAGGGAGGCGTGAACACTCTGGGGAGAGGCGGGAACACTCTGGATGTCCCTGCTTCAAGCGCCTGCTTCCTTCTCTAGCTAGAGAGGCACTGCCTTGCCCAAGTCAGCTGGTAGGGAGCGAGGGTGGAGGGCCGGGGCAGCGTCCCAGGGCCGAGTGGGCTGTGGCCCCGTGGTGGGAGGTGAGGGGTCAGAGAGCCTCCTGGCTGGCAGTTAGGAACTCTTCCGCCCGCTTGTGCGCCTCCAGCGCCTTGATGGTGTACACGTCCTGCGGCAGCTCCGACTTCCTCCGCAACAGCACCTTCTCCTTCTTGATGTCCTTCAGCATCTGTGTACGACAGGCACAGGCGAGCAGCGGTGACCACTTCTGCGTGACCTGTTTCCTCcccttagttctttttttctcaagatttatttattcaaaaggcatagtgccagagagagagagagagctcttccgtccactggttcactctgcaaatggctgcagtggctggggctgggccgggctgaggcCGGGTACCCAGAACTCCACCCGGTCTCAcgcgcagtggcttaaccctgtgcaccacaatgccggcccctcctctcccttatctgtggcctctgctgctctgtctctgccctccccGTCTGTCCGTAATTTCTGCTCCaactgcccagccccaccccagcgccTTCCACCTGCACGGCCTCGGTCTCCACTGTCCTCTTCAGAAGCTGGATGTCCTCTGCCGTGGGGGTCTCCGTCTCCATTGAGTACACGGGGGGCAGTGGTGGAGGAGCTCGGAACATGGGGTACTAAGGGGGAGAGCAGGCGTGGACGAGCAGTGAGTGCCGCTCCAGTGGCCTGTGACCTGTCTGcttattcctcctcctccacgTGGGGCTCCCGGCTCTACACTGGCAGAAAACCTCACCTGGGGATTAAGCCGGGCCAGTTCCTCAATCTTCTGCCacatctcttctctttccttcattcGGAACCGGCCCCTGAGGTAGCAAACAGAGGATTAGAGTTGGACTTAGAAGCAGAGAGGTGATGGCAGAAggtgaaaaagggagagaggcacTCACTTCTGCTTCTCCGCCTTGTATTGTTGTGTGCAGTCATCAAACAGCTTCTGATTCATTTCCATGAACAGCTTCAGGGCATTATAGATCAGTCCATGGATTGTCCTGCCACCAGGAACGAAGGTGAGATACAGGAGACAGCGCCTGCCCTTAGCACCCCACTCCAATTTGCTGTCTCGCACTGTCTCATTTGTTACTCCCATTTATTTCTCAAACCTCTGTACAGTTTAAGCAAATAGCTCTAACGCATGTGACCTGAGacacccacccacctgtccatccttCCCCTCCTCCATGCTTTAAAGCTTGCCTACCATTTCCCACTGTAACCCACACTGATGGCCTTTCAGCAGCAGAATGAACTGCATCTGTACCACGTACTGCTTGCTCTGGGATTCTGTACACATAACGCTCTAAGGGGATCGTGTTGGCTTCTCATAGAAAGTGGAGTTACCCAAAGCTGTGATGTGACCTACACAACAGTTGGCCACAGGGAGTGGTGTTAGAGAGGCCCTGCTTTGCTGTTTGGTGTCCTGGGGATAGCTGATTTCAGGTCCTGTCAGTACACAGTGGACGTCAGCCCCACTTGCTGAGTGACCAGCTGAGGCCCCTGGCACTCTAGTTCTCCACACCCTCAAAGGTTCCAAAATCAGATCCTGCCACCTACCCCATCCCGCCTGTGTCTTACTTGTTCCAATGGCTCTTGGAATTCCTATAGAGTGCAGGGAACATGATGGGGAGAACACGGGCAGCATTGTCACTTATCAGGCTCATGATGTACTCGTTGTTCCAGTAATAGAGAGCGCGCTCTGCCACCTGGTGGGGAGAGGCGGGACTTGGTGGGGGTGCTGCTTGCCTGCTCCCGCCCTTCTCAgcttctgggaggcaggggctgggacaggctgggtCGGAGGCTCACCTGGAAATGGGGGCTGGAGACACACTTGGCAAGCTGGCGGAAGAGGGGCTCCATCACTTTGCTGAACTCCGAAGGCTCAATGACGTCCAGAATCTCCTCCAGCTCATTCAGGAACATCACCTCCTTGGGGCTGTGAGTCTTGGGCCAAAACTTGAGAAGTCCCACAATCACCTGTGAGAAGAGGAGGCGGACCATTCTCAATACCTGTGTGGTTCTCTGGCAAGCCTTCCTGCCCTCCAACACCCCT belongs to Oryctolagus cuniculus chromosome 5, mOryCun1.1, whole genome shotgun sequence and includes:
- the MEA1 gene encoding male-enhanced antigen 1 isoform X3, with amino-acid sequence MAAVVLGADTMGPERIFPNQTEELGPHQGPTEGTGDWSSEEPEEEQEETGAGPAGYSYQPLNQDPEQEEVELAPVGDAEDIVADIQDRIQALGLHLPDPPLESEDEEEEGATALGNHSSIPMDPEHVELVKRTMAGVSLPAPGVPAWAQEISDAQWEDVVQKALQARQASPAWK
- the MEA1 gene encoding male-enhanced antigen 1 isoform X1, whose product is MGEAGQGAGSWAPRASVTSTRRGCRTGRSLTSFPAGSEAPSRMAAVVLGADTMGPERIFPNQTEELGPHQGPTEGTGDWSSEEPEEEQEETGAGPAGYSYQPLNQDPEQEEVELAPVGDAEDIVADIQDRIQALGLHLPDPPLESEDEEEEGATALGNHSSIPMDPEHVELVKRTMAGVSLPAPGVPAWAQEISDAQWEDVVQKALQARQASPAWK
- the MEA1 gene encoding male-enhanced antigen 1 isoform X2, which translates into the protein MCWTVSRPWRSLAPSRMAAVVLGADTMGPERIFPNQTEELGPHQGPTEGTGDWSSEEPEEEQEETGAGPAGYSYQPLNQDPEQEEVELAPVGDAEDIVADIQDRIQALGLHLPDPPLESEDEEEEGATALGNHSSIPMDPEHVELVKRTMAGVSLPAPGVPAWAQEISDAQWEDVVQKALQARQASPAWK